The proteins below are encoded in one region of Leptotrichia sp. oral taxon 218:
- a CDS encoding Rid family detoxifying hydrolase, with the protein MKKIPEAVGPYSAFRKAGDFLYISGQIAINPENQKIEAVTVEDQAKQVLENIKAILENNGLTTQNVIKTTVLLDDIADFGAVNEIYANYFVEPFPARSAFAVDKLPKNVLVEIEAIAYCGK; encoded by the coding sequence ATGAAAAAAATACCTGAAGCAGTAGGACCGTATTCAGCGTTTAGAAAAGCGGGAGATTTTTTATATATTTCGGGACAAATTGCCATTAATCCTGAAAATCAAAAAATAGAAGCAGTTACAGTAGAAGACCAAGCAAAACAAGTTTTGGAAAATATAAAAGCTATTTTGGAAAATAATGGGCTAACTACTCAAAATGTTATAAAAACAACAGTTTTATTAGATGACATCGCTGATTTTGGAGCGGTGAATGAAATTTATGCAAATTATTTTGTAGAGCCATTTCCAGCTCGTTCTGCATTCGCTGTGGATAAATTACCAAAAAATGTTTTAGTAGAAATAGAAGCAATTGCTTATTGCGGAAAATAA
- a CDS encoding DUF956 family protein translates to MAISKNTKVLFNTKANLLSGMIGNKRGDILVGDRAFEFYNEKNPEDYLQIPWEEIIRVRAQLFFRDKYIRGFFVDTKSAGTFNFIVKNAGKTLKTMRDFLGNEKIVRNKPVFSIKNLFKKKN, encoded by the coding sequence ATGGCAATTTCAAAAAATACAAAAGTTTTGTTTAATACGAAGGCAAATTTATTGAGCGGAATGATTGGGAATAAAAGAGGAGATATTTTAGTTGGAGATAGGGCGTTTGAGTTTTATAACGAAAAAAATCCTGAAGATTATTTACAGATCCCTTGGGAAGAGATAATTAGAGTGAGAGCGCAGTTATTTTTTCGGGATAAGTATATTCGTGGATTTTTTGTTGACACAAAAAGTGCAGGAACATTTAATTTTATTGTAAAAAATGCTGGAAAGACTTTAAAAACTATGCGAGATTTTCTTGGAAATGAAAAAATAGTTAGAAATAAACCTGTGTTTTCTATAAAAAATTTGTTTAAAAAGAAAAATTAA
- a CDS encoding PTS system mannose/fructose/sorbose family transporter subunit IID → MAEKIKLTKADRRKVMLRSQFLQGSWNYERMQNGGWAFALIPALKKLYPNKEDASAALKRHLEFFNTHPYIAAPILGVTLALEEEKANGADINDAAIQGVKVGMMGPLAGIGDPVFWFTVRPILGAVAASLAVASGSIVGPLLFFVLWNIIRIAFLWYTQEFGYQKGTEITQDLSGGMLQKITKGASILGMFVMGILVQRWITIKFPMIVASAKLSKGAFVEFPKGMVDGTQLQKILTDVAAGLSISPEKVTTLQDNLDQLVPGLAALLLTFLCMWLLKKKVSPILIIFALFIVGIVGHFIGIF, encoded by the coding sequence ATGGCAGAAAAAATAAAATTGACAAAAGCTGATCGTCGTAAAGTTATGCTTCGTTCACAATTTTTGCAAGGATCTTGGAACTATGAAAGAATGCAAAATGGTGGTTGGGCTTTTGCGTTGATACCAGCGTTAAAAAAACTATATCCAAATAAAGAAGATGCGTCAGCAGCATTAAAAAGACATTTGGAATTCTTTAATACACATCCATATATAGCAGCACCAATTTTAGGAGTTACTTTGGCTTTAGAAGAAGAAAAAGCAAATGGAGCAGATATTAATGATGCAGCTATTCAAGGGGTAAAAGTAGGGATGATGGGACCTCTTGCAGGAATAGGAGATCCAGTATTCTGGTTTACTGTTCGTCCAATATTAGGAGCAGTTGCAGCTTCTCTTGCAGTTGCCAGTGGTTCAATTGTAGGACCTTTGTTGTTCTTTGTTTTATGGAATATAATTCGTATAGCATTCTTATGGTATACACAAGAATTTGGTTACCAAAAAGGGACAGAAATTACACAGGATTTGTCAGGTGGAATGTTACAAAAAATAACAAAAGGTGCATCTATTTTAGGGATGTTTGTAATGGGAATTTTGGTTCAAAGATGGATAACAATTAAATTTCCTATGATAGTTGCGAGTGCAAAATTATCTAAAGGTGCGTTTGTCGAATTTCCAAAAGGAATGGTAGATGGAACTCAGTTGCAAAAAATATTGACAGATGTAGCTGCAGGGCTTTCAATTTCACCTGAAAAAGTTACAACTTTGCAGGATAACTTGGATCAGCTTGTTCCAGGACTTGCAGCATTACTTCTTACATTTTTATGTATGTGGCTTTTGAAGAAAAAAGTTAGTCCAATTTTGATAATCTTTGCATTATTTATAGTTGGAATAGTAGGACATTTCATTGGAATATTCTAA
- a CDS encoding PTS mannose/fructose/sorbose transporter subunit IIC, translating to MNFGIISIILILIVAFLAGMEGILDQFQFHQPIVACSLIGIATGHPTECIMLGGTLQLMAMGWANVGAAVSPDAALASVASAIIFVKAGEFNQGGISNAIGIAVALATVGLVLTMLVRTLSVVIVHQADRAAEKGNFAGVEFWHIVALICQGLRIAIPAMLLLFIPSSVVQGALGSLPKWFTDGMTIGGGFVVAVGYAMVINLMATKEVWPFFFLGFALAPVKELTLIATGIIGVCAAIIYLNVTQNNNGGGGSGDSGSKASGDPLGDILNDY from the coding sequence ATGAATTTCGGTATAATATCAATTATATTAATATTGATTGTTGCGTTTTTAGCTGGAATGGAAGGTATTCTTGACCAATTTCAATTCCATCAACCAATTGTTGCATGTTCATTAATTGGAATTGCAACTGGACACCCAACTGAATGTATCATGTTAGGTGGAACATTACAGCTTATGGCTATGGGTTGGGCAAATGTCGGAGCAGCAGTTTCGCCAGATGCGGCTCTAGCTTCAGTGGCTTCAGCAATAATATTTGTAAAAGCTGGAGAATTTAATCAAGGTGGTATAAGTAATGCCATTGGGATTGCAGTAGCTCTTGCAACTGTAGGTTTAGTATTAACAATGTTAGTTCGTACATTATCAGTAGTTATCGTTCACCAAGCTGATCGTGCAGCTGAAAAAGGAAATTTTGCCGGAGTTGAATTTTGGCACATAGTGGCACTTATTTGTCAAGGTTTGCGTATTGCAATTCCTGCAATGTTATTGTTATTTATTCCGTCTTCTGTGGTTCAAGGTGCACTAGGTTCATTGCCAAAATGGTTTACAGATGGAATGACAATAGGTGGAGGATTTGTAGTGGCAGTAGGTTATGCGATGGTAATTAACTTAATGGCTACTAAAGAAGTATGGCCATTCTTCTTCTTAGGATTTGCATTAGCTCCAGTAAAAGAATTAACTTTGATTGCAACAGGAATAATTGGAGTTTGTGCTGCAATTATTTACTTGAATGTAACTCAAAATAATAATGGTGGAGGAGGAAGTGGCGACAGTGGTTCAAAAGCTTCAGGAGATCCATTAGGAGACATACTAAATGACTATTAA
- a CDS encoding mannose/fructose/sorbose PTS transporter subunit IIB, with the protein MVGIIIASHGEFAAGIKQSASMILGETEGLESVVFMPSEGPDDLYGNIQKAIEKLGTEEVLFLVDLWGGSPFNQSNRFFEENPEKRAIVAGLNLPMLLAALSEREDYETAHEVAEAIISEAKDQVKVRPEELEPKDEGKVAAAAQDDTPKGAIPEGTVIGDGKIKFVLARIDTRLLHGQVATSWTKATNPNRIIVVSDSVSKDNMRKKLIEQAAPPGVKAHVIPLKKLVEVSKDPRFGNTKALLLFENPQDALKVIEEGVPIKELNIGSMAHSVGKIQINNVLSVDQNDVETYKRLKELGVKFDVRKVAADKPVDLFKLIKEKESEGLKL; encoded by the coding sequence ATGGTAGGAATTATCATTGCCAGTCACGGAGAATTTGCTGCGGGTATTAAGCAGTCTGCTTCAATGATTCTGGGAGAGACAGAAGGTCTTGAATCAGTTGTGTTTATGCCAAGCGAAGGACCTGATGACTTGTATGGAAATATTCAAAAAGCTATTGAGAAATTGGGAACAGAAGAAGTTTTATTCCTAGTTGATTTATGGGGAGGAAGTCCTTTTAATCAATCAAATAGATTTTTTGAAGAAAATCCTGAAAAAAGAGCAATCGTTGCGGGACTTAATTTACCAATGTTACTTGCAGCGTTATCAGAAAGAGAAGATTATGAAACAGCTCATGAAGTGGCTGAAGCCATTATTTCGGAAGCAAAAGATCAAGTAAAGGTGCGTCCTGAAGAATTAGAGCCAAAAGACGAAGGAAAAGTAGCGGCAGCGGCTCAAGATGACACACCAAAAGGTGCGATTCCAGAAGGAACAGTTATTGGAGATGGGAAAATTAAATTTGTATTGGCTCGTATTGACACTCGTTTACTTCATGGACAAGTTGCAACAAGCTGGACAAAAGCAACAAATCCAAACAGAATAATCGTAGTTTCAGATTCGGTTTCGAAAGACAACATGCGTAAAAAACTTATAGAACAGGCTGCACCTCCAGGGGTAAAAGCTCATGTCATTCCGCTAAAAAAATTGGTGGAAGTTTCAAAAGATCCAAGATTCGGAAATACAAAAGCGCTACTTTTATTTGAAAATCCTCAAGATGCGCTAAAAGTAATTGAAGAAGGAGTTCCAATCAAAGAATTGAATATTGGTTCAATGGCTCATTCAGTTGGAAAAATTCAAATTAATAATGTGCTTTCAGTAGATCAAAATGATGTGGAAACATATAAGAGATTAAAAGAATTAGGCGTAAAATTTGATGTCCGTAAAGTAGCGGCAGATAAGCCAGTTGATTTATTTAAATTGATAAAAGAAAAAGAAAGTGAAGGTTTAAAACTTTAA
- the nagA gene encoding N-acetylglucosamine-6-phosphate deacetylase, protein MIIKNAKIFDGEKFIEKNTVLLEKTLIKKVLNFNELTEKELVENEIVDIEGMVLSPGFIDLQINGCGGVLFNDDISEKGLKIMNETNKRFGCTSFLPTLITSPDEKILSAIKTLESIKDLEEIGVLGLHIEGPYISVEKKGIHRPEYIRVLSDEIVQKISNAGKKITRIITIAPEKAEIKHLRTLRKAGIKINMGHSNATYDECEEKKEYYDGATHLYNAMSPLESRNPGVVGFLFNDDKLSAGIIVDGLHSKFCAVEIAKKIMKERLYLVTDAVSPAGTTDMKEFMFEGNKVLCVDGKWVSPSGTLGGSTLVMIDGVKNLVKYVNQPLEEALKMATSYPAKFISVNDRYGYIKEGYIADLTYFDDNFNVKGTISKGKIQKY, encoded by the coding sequence ATGATTATAAAAAATGCAAAAATTTTTGACGGAGAAAAATTTATTGAAAAAAATACAGTTCTTTTAGAAAAAACACTTATAAAAAAAGTATTGAATTTTAACGAATTGACTGAAAAAGAATTGGTAGAAAATGAAATAGTTGATATAGAAGGAATGGTATTGTCGCCAGGATTTATTGATTTGCAGATAAATGGATGTGGTGGAGTGCTGTTTAATGATGATATTTCTGAAAAAGGTTTAAAAATAATGAATGAAACTAACAAAAGATTTGGATGCACTTCGTTTTTGCCAACGCTAATCACTTCTCCTGATGAAAAAATTTTAAGTGCGATAAAAACTTTGGAAAGCATAAAAGACTTGGAAGAAATTGGAGTTTTAGGGCTTCATATTGAGGGGCCTTATATAAGTGTGGAAAAAAAAGGGATTCATAGACCTGAGTACATAAGAGTTCTTTCAGATGAAATTGTTCAAAAAATTTCTAACGCTGGAAAAAAAATAACAAGAATTATTACAATTGCGCCTGAAAAAGCTGAAATAAAACATTTGAGAACTTTAAGAAAAGCTGGAATTAAAATAAATATGGGACATTCAAACGCAACTTATGATGAATGTGAAGAAAAAAAAGAGTATTATGACGGAGCAACTCATTTATACAATGCAATGAGTCCACTAGAATCAAGAAATCCAGGAGTTGTGGGATTTTTATTCAATGACGATAAACTTAGCGCTGGAATTATTGTGGATGGGCTTCATTCCAAGTTTTGTGCTGTTGAAATTGCTAAAAAAATTATGAAAGAGAGATTATATTTGGTAACTGACGCAGTTAGTCCAGCTGGAACAACTGATATGAAAGAATTTATGTTTGAAGGAAATAAAGTTTTGTGTGTTGATGGGAAATGGGTTTCACCTAGTGGAACTTTGGGTGGATCAACTCTTGTTATGATTGATGGAGTTAAAAATTTAGTAAAATATGTGAATCAGCCTTTGGAAGAAGCACTAAAAATGGCAACTTCCTATCCAGCTAAATTTATTTCGGTAAACGATAGATATGGTTATATAAAAGAAGGATACATTGCGGACTTGACTTATTTTGATGATAATTTTAATGTAAAAGGGACAATTTCTAAAGGAAAAATTCAAAAATATTAA